The genomic DNA ACGGGTTGCACCATTTCTGATGCAACCCGCTCTTTGACTGGCGGAGTGGACGGGACTCGAACCCGCGACCCCCGGCGTGACAGGCCGGTATTCTAACCAACTGAACTACCACTCCTGGTAGACAACGTTCACTCCTTGCGGAGCCAAGTGCTGACGACTTGTGCCTGCTTCACTTGCGCGAAACTGGCGACCCTACGGGGATTCGAACCCCGGTAGCCACCGTGAAAGGGTGGTGTCCTAGGCCTCTAGACGATAGGGTCAAAACCTTAGGAACCGTGCTGCGATCAGCACTTATCTTCTCGACACTTTTGATGGTGGAGGTAAACGGGATCGAACCGATGACCTCTTGCATGCCATGCAAGCGCTCTCCCAGCTGAGCTATACCCCCATTTGACTTTCAGGCTTTTCTTTTCAGAATCACCCTGCGTCGCTGTCGAGCCTCAAATTATAGACCGAAAAATCAGGCCCTTTTCAAACGCTCGACAACTTTTTCACGAGAAAAGATTGCGAGCACCGAATCGAGGGATGGCGTCTGCGGTGTTCCCATCACGAGGACACGAACCGGCATGGCCAACACGGGCATTTTCACCGAATGCGCGGCCAAAACTTCCTTGATGGCCGCGGCGATCGAAGCTTTTTCCCACGCAACGCTCGCGAGCCTCTCGGCGAGCGTTGCGATGACGGGCTTCACCGCATCGGTCACGTGCTGCGCGAGGTCGGCTTCGCCCGGCGTCACGTCCGCGTAGAACGCGGCGGCCCAGTCGGCCAGCGCGACCGTGGTTTCGCAGCGGTCCTTGAAGAGCGCGCAGATGGCGGGCAGGCGATCGTCGGCTTCGATGCCGCGCTTTTTCAGCTGCGCGGCCACCAGCGGCGCGAGCTCCGCGTCGGCCTTGGCCTTGATGTACTGCGCGTTGACCCATGCGAGCTTCGCGGCGTCCCACTGCGCGGGGCTCTTCGAAAGGTGCGAGCCGTCGAACCAGCTCACCATCTGCTCGCGCGTGAAGAGCTCGTCGTCGCCGTGGCTCCAGCCCAGGCGCGCAAGATAGTTGAGCATGGCTTCAGGCAGGTAGCCGTTCTCTTCATAGGCGGTGACGCTCACCGCGCCGCGGCGCTTGGAGAGCTTCTGCCCATCGTCGCCCAGGATGACCGGCACGTGGCCGAACGCAGGCAGCGGTGCACCAAGCGCGCGGAAGATGTTGATCTGCCACGGCGTGTTGTTGATGTGCTCGTCGCCGCGGAACACATGCGTGATGGCCATGTCCCAGTCG from Variovorax sp. V93 includes the following:
- the gltX gene encoding glutamate--tRNA ligase, with amino-acid sequence MTGKVRTRIAPSPTGFLHLGTARTALYSWAYARHHGGEFVLRIEDTDVARSTQDSTDQILASMHWLGLDYDEGPIYQMQRLERYREVIAQMLAAGTAYHCYCTPAELDEMREAQRARGEKTLYDRRWRPEPGKVLPPVPEGVPPVVRFCNPPEGDVSWNDLVKGEITINNREIDDLIILRPDGVPTYNFAVVVDDWDMAITHVFRGDEHINNTPWQINIFRALGAPLPAFGHVPVILGDDGQKLSKRRGAVSVTAYEENGYLPEAMLNYLARLGWSHGDDELFTREQMVSWFDGSHLSKSPAQWDAAKLAWVNAQYIKAKADAELAPLVAAQLKKRGIEADDRLPAICALFKDRCETTVALADWAAAFYADVTPGEADLAQHVTDAVKPVIATLAERLASVAWEKASIAAAIKEVLAAHSVKMPVLAMPVRVLVMGTPQTPSLDSVLAIFSREKVVERLKRA